A window of Oncorhynchus nerka isolate Pitt River linkage group LG4, Oner_Uvic_2.0, whole genome shotgun sequence contains these coding sequences:
- the LOC115115173 gene encoding LOW QUALITY PROTEIN: RNA-binding protein 43-like (The sequence of the model RefSeq protein was modified relative to this genomic sequence to represent the inferred CDS: substituted 1 base at 1 genomic stop codon) — protein sequence MEGTAVEVLGVPDDILASVRMVDKLTIHFQRPGNGGGEVKRVQFPSYSPGXAFVVFEDPEVAARVLQRTHVLEVDGQHFPLKIRNTDTPEVDVPVKADLDVSMFSKDSKEVLQPVNEIPQLPIQRSFQKFTAVKAQLQQVLPQDTNTLCHSSPSPSSLNSHASGAISKFSIRCNPFPSPQATGYVGDNLTHMRNPSPKPVEPISQTPSCSEVFFITDADVLRYALCVRKKDIDSILGGHTTQMDVKPAEGSDLRYVFLEGKSPERVMEKLQVFLNKLHLRLRTQEIPQWTLDRDRQVRIHQLVQKYNIIYPTVLVNQVGDLLRLVGPSKESYEMKQRLLGKPIDLLRAGITGRVVDRSTHGDPIPWAPGPVPDPVSATAPDY from the exons ATGGAGGGAACAGCCGTGGAGGTGCTTGGCGTCCCCGACGATATCCTTGCCTCTGTTAGAATGGTTGACAAGCTCACAATACACTTCCAACGACCAGGGAACGggggaggagaggtaaagagagtaCAGTTTCCATCCTACAGCCCAGGATAGGCCTTTGTCGTGTTTGAGGATCCAGAAG tGGCTGCACGTGTGTTGCAGCGGACCCATGTCTTAGAAGTGGATGGACAACACTTTCCTCTTAAAATCAGGAACACTGACACGCCTGAG GTGGACGTGCCAGTCAAGGCCGATCTGGATGTGAGCATGTTCTCCAAGGACAGCAAGGAGGTGCTCCAGCCTGTGAACGAGATTCCCCAGCTACCCATTCAGCGCTCCTTTCAGAAGTTCACTGCAGTGAAGGCCCAACTGCAGCAGGTCTTACCCCAGGACACAAACACCCTGTGCCACAGCAGCCCTTCGCCATCCAGTCTCAATAGCCATGCCTCTGGGGCCATTTCCAAATTCTCAATCCGCTGCAACCCATTTCCCAGCCCACAAGCAACAGGGTATGTTGGGGACAACTTGACCCATATGAGGAACCCATCCCCCAAACCAGTGGAACCCATCTCCCAGACTCCATCTTGCAGTGAGGTCTTCTTCATAACGGACGCCGATGTGCTCCGTTATGCCCTGTGCGTCAGGAAAAAGGACATTGATTCCATTCTTGGAGGCCACACAACTCAAATGGATGTTAAGCCAGCTGAAGGTTCAGACCTCCGCTATGTTTTCCTTGAAGGGAAGAGTCCAGAGCGGGTTATGGAAAAGCTGCAGGTTTTTCTCAACAAGCTTCATTTAAGACTACGAACTCAAGAAATCCCACAATGGACACTCGATCGCGACCGACAGGTTAGAATTCATCAACTGGTTCAGAAGTATAATATAATTTATCCTACTGTCCTCGTCAATCAGGTTGGAGATCTCCTCCGCCTTGTAGGACCTTCCAAGGAAAGTTATGAGATGAAGCAGAGGCTCCTGGGAAAACCCATAGACCTGCTACGAGCTGGGATAACAGGGAGGGTAGTGGACAGGAGTACCCATGGTGATCCCATCCCATGGGCTCCTGGCCCCGTACCTGACCCTGTGTCTGCTACTGCACCAGATTACTAG